One segment of Erigeron canadensis isolate Cc75 chromosome 2, C_canadensis_v1, whole genome shotgun sequence DNA contains the following:
- the LOC122586735 gene encoding CBL-interacting protein kinase 2-like produces MENVGNVLMQKYEFGKMLGQGNFAKVYHGRDINSGHNIAIKVIDKEKVLKVGLIDQTKREISVMGMVKHPNIVQLYEVLATKTKIYFAMEYAKGGELFDKVSKGRLKEDVARKYFQQLIGAVDFCHTRGVYHRDLKPENLLLDEYGNLKVTDFGLSAHASCTRLDGLLHTTCGTPAYVAPEVISRKGYDGAKADIWSCGVVLFVLLTGQLPFNDSNIIQMYKKISKADYKCPNWVPSEARRLLKRILDPNPVTRISMKKIMENSWFKKGLDTKQMEATMEKETPLVNADKPFFEPKKPDFTRVSSFNAFDIISLSSGFDLSGLFVGNDQRDEVKFTSTKPASDIISKMEEIATSLKMEVGVKKGWQLNFKRPSEGRNGPLSVGVEIFEIASNFHLVEVTKSCGDALEYQKILKNYIRPALQEIVWAWHGE; encoded by the coding sequence ATGGAGAACGTAGGAAATGTGTTGATGCAAAAGTATGAATTCGGGAAAATGCTTGGTCAAGGTAATTTTGCTAAAGTTTATCATGGACGGGATATAAATTCGGGCCACAATATTGCCATCAAGGTGATCGATAAAGAGAAGGTTTTGAAAGTTGGTTTAATTGATCAAACCAAGAGAGAGATATCTGTTATGGGAATGGTGAAACACCCAAATATAGTGCAGCTTTATGAGGTACTGGCCACTAAAACCAAAATCTATTTCGCAATGGAATATGCAAAAGGCGGTGAGCTCTTTGACAAGGTGTCCAAGGGAAGGCTCAAAGAAGATGTTGCTCGAAAGTATTTCCAACAATTAATCGGTGCCGTTGATTTCTGCCACACACGAGGTGTTTATCACCGTGACTTGAAACCTGAAAATCTGCTGCTGGACGAATACGGAAATTTAAAGGTGACAGATTTCGGGTTGAGTGCTCACGCCTCATGCACACGTTTAGATGGGCTACTTCACACAACATGTGGCACCCCTGCCTATGTGGCACCTGAAGTAATTAGCAGAAAAGGCTATGATGGTGCTAAAGCTGACATCTGGTCTTGTGGGGTGGTTCTATTTGTTCTACTGACTGGTCAACTTCCATTTAATGACTCAAATATTATCCAAATGTATAAAAAGATAAGCAAGGCCGACTATAAATGTCCTAATTGGGTTCCATCAGAAGCTCGTAGGCTGCTAAAAAGAATCCTCGATCCAAACCCAGTTACTAGGATTTCCATGAAAAAAATCATGGAAAATTCTTGGTTTAAGAAAGGACTAGACACCAAGCAGATGGAAGCCACCATGGAAAAGGAAACGCCTTTGGTTAATGCTGACAAACCTTTTTTTGAGCCAAAAAAGCCAGATTTTACTAGGGTTTCGAGTTTTAATGCTTTTGATATTATATCTCTGTCAAGCGGATTCGATTTATCTGGTCTGTTTGTGGGAAATGATCAAAGGGATGAAGTGAAGTTCACCTCTACAAAACCTGCCTCGGACATAATATCCAAAATGGAAGAAATAGCCACGAGTCTAAAGATGGAAGTTGGTGTGAAGAAGGGATGGCAGCTAAATTTTAAGAGACCTAGTGAAGGCAGAAATGGTCCACTCTCCGTTGGTGTAGAGATATTCGAAATCGCTTCCAACTTTCATTTAGTAGAGGTAACGAAATCGTGTGGTGACGCATTGGAgtatcaaaagatattgaaaaattatataagacCAGCTCTCCAAGAAATTGTTTGGGCATGGCATGGTGAGTAA
- the LOC122587165 gene encoding adenine/guanine permease AZG1-like, translating into MESGGLPEPKPSRLTQLNTFIGKSRVGKRFKLNERNTTFTTEIRAGTATFLTMAYILAVNASILSDSGGTCSVSDCIPLCSDPLFAVSNCTGLDRRVIQPDDSCKFTPVNPGYADCLTKVRKDLIVATVASSLIGCVIMGTFANLPLALAPGMGANAYFAYTVVGFHGSGNVSYENALAAVFIEGIIFLLISAVGLRAKLAKLVPKPVRISSSAGIGLFLAFIGLQNNQGIGLIGYSASTLVTLGACPSSSKAALAPVITFPNGTVTLFPGGSVSGDIYCLHNRMESATLWLGVVGFVIIGYCLVKNIKGAMIYGIVFVTAVSWFRNTQVTAFPQTPAGDTAYEYFKKIVDVHKIQSTAGALSFSSINKGFFWEALVTFLYVDILDTTGTLYSMARFAGFADENGDFEGQYFAFMSDASSIVVGSLLGTSPVTAFIESSTGIREGGRTGMTALTVAGYFMLAFFFTPLLASIPPWAVGPPLILVGVLMMRSVVEIDWDDMKQAIPAFITLILMPLTYSIAYGLIGGIGTYIVLNLWDWGEGGLRKYGILQGVRSNGSVINNSVGTNGVNVENGVDGSDKRVEV; encoded by the exons ATGGAGTCTGGCGGATTACCGGAGCCCAAACCTTCCCGGCTAACCCAACTCAACACTTTCATTGGCAAATCCCGGGTCGGAAAGCGATTTAAACTCAATGAACGTAACACGACTTTCACCACCGAGATTCGGGCCGGGACCGCGACGTTTCTCACCATGGCTTATATCCTTGCTGTCAACGCGAGCATCCTCTCAGACTCTGGAGGCACTTGCTCTGTCTCTGACTGCATCCCGCTCTGTTCTGACCCTTTGTTTGCAGTCAGTAATTGCACTGGGTTGGATCGTCGGGTCATACAACCCGATGATTCGTGCAAGTTTACCCCGGTTAACCCGGGGTATGCTGACTGTTTGACAAAGGTTAGAAAAGACCTTATTGTTGCCACCGTGGCATCTTCGTTGATTGGGTGTGTGATCATGGGCACTTTTGCGAATTTACCTCTGGCGTTAGCTCCAGGAATGGGCGCTAACGCCTACTTTGCGTACACTGTTGTCGGATTCCATGGATCCGGCAACGTGTCATATGAAAACGCTCTGGCGGCGGTTTTCATAGAAGGAAtcatttttttgttaatatctGCCGTCGGCTTACGAGCCAAGCTGGCTAAGCTAGTACCCAAGCCGGTCCGCATCTCATCTTCAGCTGGGATCGGACTGTTTCTAGCTTTCATCGGCTTACAAAACAACCAAGGGATCGGCTTAATTGGCTATAGCGCCTCCACACTTGTCACACTCGGCGCGTGTCCAAGCTCATCTAAAGCTGCACTCGCGCCGGTGATTACTTTCCCAAACGGAACCGTCACACTCTTTCCTGGCGGTTCTGTTTCGGGAGATATTTATTGTTTGCATAACCGAATGGAGAGCGCAACGTTATGGCTCGGCGTGGTCGGCTTCGTAATTATTGGTTATTGTttggttaaaaatataaaaggggCAATGATTTATGGCATTGTTTTTGTAACAGCAGTTTCATGGTTTCGTAACACACAAGTAACGGCGTTTCCACAAACTCCAGCTGGTGACACTGCTtatgaatattttaaaaaaatcgtGGATGTACATAAAATTCAGTCTACTGCTGGTGCACTAAGCTTTTCTAGTATTAATAAAGGATTTTTTTGGGAAGCTTTGGTGACATTTTTGTATGTCGATATTCTTGATACCACCGGAACATTGTACTCGATGGCACGCTTCGCCGGCTTCGCAGATGAAAACGGCGACTTTGaag GACAATATTTTGCCTTCATGTCGGATGCATCATCAATTGTTGTTGGATCGCTCCTTGGTACGTCGCCAGTGACCGCGTTTATAGAATCTTCTACGGGAATAAGAGAAGGTGGGAGGACCGGAATGACAGCATTGACTGTAGCGGGGTATTTTATGTTGGCATTTTTCTTTACACCATTATTAGCATCAATACCGCCATGGGCGGTAGGACCACCATTGATACTAGTAGGGGTTTTAATGATGAGATCGGTGGTAGAGATCGATTGGGACGACATGAAGCAAGCCATTCCGGCTTTCATAACGTTGATATTGATGCCGTTAACGTACTCCATTGCTTATGGGTTGATTGGAGGTATAGGGACATACATTGTATTGAACTTGTGGGATTGGGGGGAAGGGGGTTTACGTAAATATGGGATTCTTCAGGGGGTTAGGAGTAATGGAAGTGTAATTAATAATAGTGTAGGGACTAATGGGGTAAATGTAGAAAATGGTGTGGATGGAAGTGATAAAAGGGTTGAAGTGTAG
- the LOC122587357 gene encoding uncharacterized protein LOC122587357 isoform X2 → MITRSTIQSFLSIFLTIHPHETITVFYSTSSFFFVLSAYFVVLPLRDEGAISLGIENIPGLFLGSLLLTLVAAPLSTLLFSLPFLPKPKALVLIYRFFSASLVLFFVLWVLSSPENTFPDFRSTIKEDLKVEMQPDSKHSADWGKHSWFFISVRIGFFLWVALLNLITISSTWARVADVMDNESGSRLFGFIGAGATFGQLFGSLFATGMAWLGPYLLLFASLMMEFAAQSSKRINKDVPDPSEELIPLRKSEVDQKNETNEGDISDRKDFSATAPSSTVDSTKPRFWALLDGFWLIWSSNYLLCVSLFLWLSAVTSSFFYFQKVTVIASTATTPTGRRRLFAQINSFIAVFILAGQLTLTGRILTVAGITIALCSAPFTAFLNSIAIAVWPTYLAVAVSETIRKVVTYVVTRPGRELLFTVVSQDEKYKAKVCIDVLVQRFGDATAAGMYKLLHSTLDGKITHISLYALPVCILWLVTGFHLGRQQTQLAKSQILSVS, encoded by the exons ATGATAACAAGATCCACAATCCAATCATTCCTATCAATCTTCCTCACAATCCATCCTCACGAAACCATCACCGTTTTCTACTCAACTTCCTCTTTCTTCTTC GTATTGAGTGCGTATTTTGTGGTATTACCGTTACGAGACGAAGGTGCAATATCGTTAGGGATAGAAAATATACCTGGATTGTTTTTAGGTTCATTATTACTTACACTTGTTGCTGCTCCTCTTTCTACTCTCCTTTTTTCCTTACCTTTTCTTCCTAAACCTAAG GCTTTGGTCTTGATATACAGGTTTTTCAGTGCAAGTCTTGTGCTGTTTTTCGTTTTATGGGTTCTGTCTTCTCCAGAAAATACATTTCCAGATTTTAGG TCCACCATAAAAGAGGATTTAAAGGTTGAAATGCAACCCGATTCTAAACATTCTGCTGATTGGGGCAAGCATAGCTGGTTTTTTATTTCTGTGAGAATAGGCTTCTTCTTATGG GTTGCTCTCCTAAATCTTATAACTATATCTTCAACATGGGCAAGAGTCGCAGATGTGATGGACAATGAG TCAGGTTCAAGACTGTTTGGATTTATTGGTGCCGGTGCTACTTTTGGTCAGCTTTTCGGTTCATTGTTCGCTACGGGAATGGCCTGGTTGGGACCAT ATCTCTTGCTATTTGCTTCCCTCATGATGGAATTTGCTGCCCAATCATCCAAAAGGATCAATAAGGATGTACCTGATCCCTCTGAAGAACTAATCCCTCTTAG GAAGAGTGAAGTTGATCAGAAGAATGAGACGAATGAAGGGGATATATCTGATCGGAAAGACTTTTCAGCAACAGCTCCAAGTTCAACTGTAGATTCGACAAAGCCTCGCTTTTGGGCTTTACTGGATGGGTTCTGGCTTATATGGTCATCGAATTATTTGTTGTGTGTGTCATTATTCCTGTGGCTAAGTGCAGTGACCTCTTCCTTCTTCTATTTTCAG AAAGTAACAGTGATTGCCTCCACTGCCACAACCCCTACTGGAAGAAGGCGACTATTTGCACAGATCAATAGTTTTATTGCTGTTTTTATCCTGGCTGGCCAGCTTACGTTAACG GGGCGTATTCTTACTGTAGCTGGAATTACTATAGCTCTTTGCTCTGCACCATTCACGGCATTTCTGAACTCAATTGCTATTGCTGTTTGGCCGACTTACTTAGCAGTTGCAGTGTCAGAGACCATACGGAAG GTGGTAACCTACGTTGTAACTAGGCCGGGAAGAGAATTACTGTTCACAGTTGTCTCACAAGATGAGAAATACAAAGCCAAG GTATGCATAGATGTCCTTGTCCAAAGGTTTGGAGATGCTACTGCAGCTGGAATGTACAAACTACTTCACAGCACACTTGATGGCAAAATAACCCACATTTCCCTTTATGCTTTACCT GTATGCATTTTATGGCTAGTTACGGGGTTCCACTTGGGACGCCAACAAACACAGCTTGCCAAGTCCCAGATTCTCTCAGTCTCCTGA
- the LOC122587357 gene encoding uncharacterized protein LOC122587357 isoform X1, translated as MITRSTIQSFLSIFLTIHPHETITVFYSTSSFFFVLSAYFVVLPLRDEGAISLGIENIPGLFLGSLLLTLVAAPLSTLLFSLPFLPKPKALVLIYRFFSASLVLFFVLWVLSSPENTFPDFRGFLSLQSTIKEDLKVEMQPDSKHSADWGKHSWFFISVRIGFFLWVALLNLITISSTWARVADVMDNESGSRLFGFIGAGATFGQLFGSLFATGMAWLGPYLLLFASLMMEFAAQSSKRINKDVPDPSEELIPLRKSEVDQKNETNEGDISDRKDFSATAPSSTVDSTKPRFWALLDGFWLIWSSNYLLCVSLFLWLSAVTSSFFYFQKVTVIASTATTPTGRRRLFAQINSFIAVFILAGQLTLTGRILTVAGITIALCSAPFTAFLNSIAIAVWPTYLAVAVSETIRKVVTYVVTRPGRELLFTVVSQDEKYKAKVCIDVLVQRFGDATAAGMYKLLHSTLDGKITHISLYALPVCILWLVTGFHLGRQQTQLAKSQILSVS; from the exons ATGATAACAAGATCCACAATCCAATCATTCCTATCAATCTTCCTCACAATCCATCCTCACGAAACCATCACCGTTTTCTACTCAACTTCCTCTTTCTTCTTC GTATTGAGTGCGTATTTTGTGGTATTACCGTTACGAGACGAAGGTGCAATATCGTTAGGGATAGAAAATATACCTGGATTGTTTTTAGGTTCATTATTACTTACACTTGTTGCTGCTCCTCTTTCTACTCTCCTTTTTTCCTTACCTTTTCTTCCTAAACCTAAG GCTTTGGTCTTGATATACAGGTTTTTCAGTGCAAGTCTTGTGCTGTTTTTCGTTTTATGGGTTCTGTCTTCTCCAGAAAATACATTTCCAGATTTTAGG GGGTTCCTCTCCTTGCAGTCCACCATAAAAGAGGATTTAAAGGTTGAAATGCAACCCGATTCTAAACATTCTGCTGATTGGGGCAAGCATAGCTGGTTTTTTATTTCTGTGAGAATAGGCTTCTTCTTATGG GTTGCTCTCCTAAATCTTATAACTATATCTTCAACATGGGCAAGAGTCGCAGATGTGATGGACAATGAG TCAGGTTCAAGACTGTTTGGATTTATTGGTGCCGGTGCTACTTTTGGTCAGCTTTTCGGTTCATTGTTCGCTACGGGAATGGCCTGGTTGGGACCAT ATCTCTTGCTATTTGCTTCCCTCATGATGGAATTTGCTGCCCAATCATCCAAAAGGATCAATAAGGATGTACCTGATCCCTCTGAAGAACTAATCCCTCTTAG GAAGAGTGAAGTTGATCAGAAGAATGAGACGAATGAAGGGGATATATCTGATCGGAAAGACTTTTCAGCAACAGCTCCAAGTTCAACTGTAGATTCGACAAAGCCTCGCTTTTGGGCTTTACTGGATGGGTTCTGGCTTATATGGTCATCGAATTATTTGTTGTGTGTGTCATTATTCCTGTGGCTAAGTGCAGTGACCTCTTCCTTCTTCTATTTTCAG AAAGTAACAGTGATTGCCTCCACTGCCACAACCCCTACTGGAAGAAGGCGACTATTTGCACAGATCAATAGTTTTATTGCTGTTTTTATCCTGGCTGGCCAGCTTACGTTAACG GGGCGTATTCTTACTGTAGCTGGAATTACTATAGCTCTTTGCTCTGCACCATTCACGGCATTTCTGAACTCAATTGCTATTGCTGTTTGGCCGACTTACTTAGCAGTTGCAGTGTCAGAGACCATACGGAAG GTGGTAACCTACGTTGTAACTAGGCCGGGAAGAGAATTACTGTTCACAGTTGTCTCACAAGATGAGAAATACAAAGCCAAG GTATGCATAGATGTCCTTGTCCAAAGGTTTGGAGATGCTACTGCAGCTGGAATGTACAAACTACTTCACAGCACACTTGATGGCAAAATAACCCACATTTCCCTTTATGCTTTACCT GTATGCATTTTATGGCTAGTTACGGGGTTCCACTTGGGACGCCAACAAACACAGCTTGCCAAGTCCCAGATTCTCTCAGTCTCCTGA